In the genome of Brachypodium distachyon strain Bd21 chromosome 3, Brachypodium_distachyon_v3.0, whole genome shotgun sequence, the window TGTAAAAGTAGCTGCTAATTTTCTGCAAAGTTTGGCCTCTAAATTCTAATTTTGTTTAGTCTCATGAATTCTGATGCTTTGATTATCCATCAACTTTTGAAGTAAATCATACATTACCTTATGCAGTTCTAGTGCATGTATAGACAGCATCGGGACTGAGATCTGCACCACGGTGATGGCAAAATATCCATTGGGATTACGGCTTGAATGAACTAACCTGTCACACGAGCCCGTGCGTGAAAGAAGGAATTAACCTATGTCTATGCATTCAATCATGAGCTGGTTATTCCTGACGACAAGCCTCGCTAGATAATATTTTGCACGGCGTATGGAAATGGCTTGTGAAGTGGTGGCCTGTGCACCCGGAGTATGTTGTGTTTGCGAAATACAGATGTATGAATGGCTACAGATTACTGATATTATTATATAGTTCTTTGTGGTTCAAATAAATTGTTGAAATAGCCTGTGATCTGACGACAATGAAGACACAGTTTTGTGCTCCTACTTGCTTTCAGAATCTTGTTCAAACTAGCTTTCCAGATTGTTCAAGACATGTTGTGCTATACTACAGATAGCTTCTGTTATTTCAGATTGTTCTACCTTCATCGAAGTTGCGTGTTCTTCCCTGCTTTGATTCTATTTTTGGTGTCAGAAGGAATTATTGCTGATGATGTTTCTGTTGTACTCTTTCAACGAAGAGGTAGATTGAAACTTAATTATAAACCGGGGCAATAGTGGATCTCTTTCAACGAAGATGTGGACTGGTCACTGGGGTAGGTAGTTTTCGTGGTGCACTCAATAGCTAGAGAAGATCTTTCAACGAAGACGTGGGTAGGAGCTTCGAGCTATTGCGTGCAGAAGACTCCGGGCGCTTAGGCAATTGGATTTTTGCGcaagaaaataagaaagagaaagaaagaagaggaacTCTTGAAAGATAGGATGACCGCAAGAAGTAAAATCCTCCCATCAATTCccacaaagaaaagaacaatgTCTACAACATATGACCACCCATTATGTTTCTACATCAGCGTCACAGATTTTCGTCTTACTCGCCGGCGTTCTAGACACAACCACAAAACACTACACTGCGACATCACTGACAACAATTTGGAGACTGTTTATTCCTATAGTTTGTAAGCAGAGACCAGCGAACGACGttggcaggcaggcaggagCAGCACTGGTATCACTctgcggcggctccggcgacctTGTCGAGGGTGTTGGCGATGTCGATGACGAAGCGGTACCTAACGTCGGCCTTGACGAGACGCTCCAGGGCCGTGTTCACGTAGTCCGCTCCCACCACCTCGATCTCCGCCGTCACGCCGTGCTTCGCCGCAATGTCCAGCATCTCCTGCGTGTCGgccatgccgccgatgcagCTCCCGGCCAGGGTCTTGTTCTCTGCACAAATGTTTACCAGATTACTGGTTTCTTCCTACACCTGAGCCACGAGTAGGTAGAACGATGATTTATGAGGAAAGACTTACTAGCAACGAGGGCGAAGGCAGGGACCTCGATGGGCTTGTCAGGGAGGCCGACCATGATCATCTTGCCGTTGGGCTTCAGCAGCCCAAACAGAGGGGCCATGGGAACGTTTGCAGACACCGTGTTGATGATGCCATCCATGGTGCCCATCGCTGCCTGCAGCCAAGGAAACCAAAACATGAGATCTTTTAATTTCTCCCCTGGACAAACTAATCTGTGACCAACCATCATCTTAATTTCACCTTCATCTCTTCGGGGTCTTTGCTGACGACGAAGGCGTCGGCGCCGAGCAGCCCGAgggcctcctccttcttcccgGGCGACGAGCTGATCACGGTCACCTTCATCCCGAACGCCTTGCCGAACTTGACCGCCACGTGGCCGAGCCCGCCGAGGCCCAGGACCCCCAGGTGCAGCCCGGGCACGTTGAGGCCGTGGTACTTCATGGGGCTGTACACGGTGATGCCGGCGCACAGCAGCGGCGCTCCCTTGTCCAGCGGCATGGCGTCGGGAAACCGGACCACGAACCGCTCGTGCACCACCACGGCGCTCGAGTAGCCGCCGTAGGTGCAGGTGCCGTCGCGGTCCGTGGAGTTGTAGGTGAAGATCATGCCCGGGCACTGGTTCTCGAAGCCGACGTCGCAGCTCTCGCATGATTGGCATGAGTTCACCATGCACCCGACGCCCACGCGGTCGCCGGCCTTGAACTTGGTCACGTTCTTGCCCACCTCTGtcacctcgccggcgatctCGTGCCCTGGGATCATCGGGTACGTGGCGTTCGCCCACTCGTTCCTGATGCTGTGCAGGTCCGAGTGGCAGATCCCGCAGTACAGGATCTTTATCGCCACGTCATCGTCCCCAGTGCTCCTGAAAGATTACGAGAAGAAACAGGTTAAAAAGTGTGTCAATCCAAACAATATATACAGGCCAAGATCAAACCAAATTAATGATATAGGTAACAGTGTTCACTAGTAGTATTAGTCAACTCGTTAGGTGGTCACTCCTGCAAATTGGTCCAGCttgtcatgcatgcaaatgACCAAAACTTGTTGTGATGAACTTTTTTTAATCAactgctgattttttttttgttcagacaaatagttttactCATCCAAGCAAGTGCAAACAAAAGAGATAGCTCAGACCTTTTCAGGCAAATAGACACTTACACAGAATTTTACTAAATTTAGCAAAGAAGACTGCAGAGCATCGATCCATCTATCAACCACCTTACACTAGTATGTATAGTAAGACCATAAAATTATGTCATCGTATGATTTCCTATGAAAATTCTAATGGTGAACTTGTGATAAGAGGTACCATTTGCATCTAatgaacatgaaaaaaattctTCTAGCAATCAATCTGTCAAGACATGGACGTTTTCTTTGCAGGGAAAAGACAAACAAGCTTGACTGCATGCTGTATGATAATCAACATCAATATGTACTTTGAACTGGCCGAGGGTACTATATAGCTAAAATTAATTTTCTCAGAACCTTAAATCGTCACAACAACCTCGGTTCCTACGGCAGTGGTGTCAGTTCCCACGGTTCAATGCGTGCACTGCCTCTTTCCCTCAGAGAGATACGTGCCGTTGAGATTTGCCCACATGAGCCAGTCGACTCATACCACACACAGAAAGAGCTAAAGCGACGGGCGCACACAGCGGTACTACAAGGTGACTACAGGCAGTTGAGGGTGACTCATGGCTTGACAGTGGCGTCAATGTTCATTTGCTTGAATTGGTCATGCACACATAATTCTGGCCTAGCTTCTGTTGCATGGTACACAACCCTGATAGTATGTCACACTCGTTTACCGCATCTAAAATGAAGGCTTCATTTGGAAAGACCAAATTTCACATAAGTGTGACATTAGAAATTCAATCATGTTAGCCATATCttaatccagaaaaaca includes:
- the LOC100835744 gene encoding probable cinnamyl alcohol dehydrogenase 5 — its product is MAPTAAEQGGHPQHTKKAVGLAARDASGHLSPLAITRRSTGDDDVAIKILYCGICHSDLHSIRNEWANATYPMIPGHEIAGEVTEVGKNVTKFKAGDRVGVGCMVNSCQSCESCDVGFENQCPGMIFTYNSTDRDGTCTYGGYSSAVVVHERFVVRFPDAMPLDKGAPLLCAGITVYSPMKYHGLNVPGLHLGVLGLGGLGHVAVKFGKAFGMKVTVISSSPGKKEEALGLLGADAFVVSKDPEEMKAAMGTMDGIINTVSANVPMAPLFGLLKPNGKMIMVGLPDKPIEVPAFALVAKNKTLAGSCIGGMADTQEMLDIAAKHGVTAEIEVVGADYVNTALERLVKADVRYRFVIDIANTLDKVAGAAAE